GTGATTACTACAGCGCAAATTCAAGGACGTAAAGCGCCAATATTAATTACGCAACAGATGATCGAAGGAATGAAAAGCGGTTCAGTGATCATTGATATTGCTTCTTCAACCGGCGGTAATACAGAGCTTACAAAAAATAATGAAACAGTTGTACACAACGGCGTTAGCATCATCGGAAACTCTGCATTGGCGGGTGATATGCCAAGCGATGCAAGTAAGTTGTATGGTAAAAACGTTCTTAATTTTTTACAATTGATTATTGATAAAGAAGGTCAATTACATTTAAACTTTGAAGATGATTTAGTGAAAGGTTCCTGCATGGCAACCAATAACGAAGTAACCAACGACAGAGTAAAAGCGCTTTTGGCGTAAAACCAAATAAATAATTTTTGAAGATGGAAAGCATTTTAAATTTTATATCAGAAAATCAACAGATCATCTACATCGTAATACTGATGATATTTGTTGGTATTGAAGTGATCGGTCGTGTACCAAGCGTGCTGCATACACCATTGATGAGTGGCGCCAACGCTATTCACGGAGTAGTAATTATCGGGGCTATCATTGTAATGGGACAAGCACCTACTGATAATTACCTGGCATTGATCTTAGGATTTTTGGCGGTAGTATTGGGAACATTAAACGTGGTAGGTGGCTTTGTTGTTACCGACAGAATGCTGGAAATGTTTAAGAAGAAAAAATAATGCCCCAACCCCTAAAGGGGCTTCCGGCGCAGCTTTTATAAAAAAGTACTTTTATACAATTGGCAATTAAAAAGATTTTTTAAAACTAAAACTCCTCATAACTCCCCTTTAGGGGTTGGAGGCAAAATATATTATGGGACTCAGTTTACTTACTCTTTGCTATCTAATAGGCTCAATAACTTTTATAGTTGGTCTTAAAATGTTATCCAATCCTGCTACTGCCCGTAAAGGGAATTTAACAGCAGCATTTGGTATGACGATAGCTATTATAGGAACTATCTTCTTATATAGAAATGATGAGGGACAAAAATTAGGTAACTACCTATGGATATTTGCCGGTTTGGCAATTGGTGGTATTGTAGGAACATTAGCTGCTAAAAAAGTAAAGATGACCGCAATGCCTGAAATGGTAAGCCTTTTCAACGGTATGGGCGGCGCTTGTGCGGCATTGATATCATTGGTAGAGTTCAATCACTTATCACATGAAATTGCAACACAGGGAATAGCAGTGGCGCATACAGGAAAATTATTGGTAATAGGATTAGGTTTATTAATTGGTAGTGTATCCTTTGCCGGTAGTATGATAGCCTGGGGTAAACTAAATGGTAAAGTAAAAGATTTCAGTTTCGCCGGACAAGGATTATTGAACATGATCTTTTTATTAGTTGCAATTGCAGCGGTAATATACCTTATCATCGACCCGACACAAGGACATTTAATCTATGTAATACTTGTATTGGCTTTATTGTACGGTATATTGTTTGTAATGCCGATCGG
The Ferruginibacter albus DNA segment above includes these coding regions:
- a CDS encoding NAD(P) transhydrogenase subunit alpha yields the protein MESILNFISENQQIIYIVILMIFVGIEVIGRVPSVLHTPLMSGANAIHGVVIIGAIIVMGQAPTDNYLALILGFLAVVLGTLNVVGGFVVTDRMLEMFKKKK